A segment of the Nostoc sp. TCL26-01 genome:
GTTGGTAGAAAAAGCGGGTTTGATCAAGCCGCGTAAGGAAGGAGGCGGATATTATGATGTATTCCGCGATCGCTTAATGATTCCTATCCGGGATGTGCAAGGACGAGTGATTGCTTTTGGTGGGAGAACTTTAACGGATGAGCAGCCAAAATATTTAAATTCACCAGAAACGGAACTGTTTAATAAAGGTAAAACTTTATTTGCCCTAGATCAAGCCAAGGCAGGGATTTCGCAATATGATCAAGCGGTGGTAGTGGAGGGATATTTTGATGCGATCGCTCTCCATGCTGCGGGAATTACTAATGTTGTGGCTTCCCTCGGTACGGCATTGAGTATCGAACAAGTCAGGCTAGCATTACGCTACACCGATTCAAAACAGTTGGTACTCAATTTTGATGCTGATAAAGCGGGAAATATTGCCGCAGAAAGGGCAATTGGGGAAATTGCTGATTTAGCTTACAAAGGTGAAGTACAACTAAAAATTCTGAATATCCCCGATGGTAAAGATGCTGATGAATATTTGCATTCCCATACACCAGAAGATTATGGGAAGCTATTAGCAAATGCACCTCTGTGGCTAGATTGGCAGATTCAGCAAATCATCAAAGATTGTGATTTAAAACAAGCTACTAATTTTCAAAAAGTTACACAGCAATTTGTCAAGTTACTCAAAAATATAGTTAACAGTGATACGCGCAATTATTATGTTTCTTTCTGTGCAGAAATCCTCAGTTTAGGTGATACCAGACTCATCCCGTTACGAGTAGAAAACCTCTTAACTCAAATTACTCCCACCTCAACAAATTCTCAGCCTTTATCAGCTAAGAAAAATGGCAACAGAGGCAAACTTTCTTTAGTTCCTAATACCCAAACCCACACAGATCGCAGTCTTCTAGAACAAGCAGAAGCTTTATTACTCCGAATTTACCTACATTGTCCCGAACAGCGTAACACTATACTTACAGCATTAGAAGAACGAGATTTAGAATTTAGCCTTTCCCACCATAGATTTTTGTGGCGAGAAATTTTAGGGTTAATAGATACCCAGGTTGACTTAATTTCTAGTTTGCAAGATAAAGACTTAGAGTTATCGGAAGAAATAGGATTAATTTCACATCTGTTTCATTTGAGTGAGAAAACCCAAAAAGATATACAAAGGACTCCGCAAGTTGTGCAAGCAGCGATCGCTTGTATAGAAAAAGTACTACGAGAAAAGCGCTATCGTCACTTTTTGGAACTGTGGGAAGCAACTGATCCTGAGACAGAACCAGAACGATGGCAAGCCTATTATCAAGCATTTTACACCGAAA
Coding sequences within it:
- the dnaG gene encoding DNA primase, encoding MQIPRLHPDTIEEVKNRVDIVDVVSEYVVLRKRGKDFVGACPFHDEKTPSFTVSPHKQIYFCFGCQAGGNAIKFLMELGKRSFAEVVLDLARRYQVPVQTLAPEQRQELQRQLSLREQLYEVLAATANFYQHALKQSQGQKALQYLRSDRRLNAATIHQFGLGYAPVGWETLHRYLVEDKHYPVQLVEKAGLIKPRKEGGGYYDVFRDRLMIPIRDVQGRVIAFGGRTLTDEQPKYLNSPETELFNKGKTLFALDQAKAGISQYDQAVVVEGYFDAIALHAAGITNVVASLGTALSIEQVRLALRYTDSKQLVLNFDADKAGNIAAERAIGEIADLAYKGEVQLKILNIPDGKDADEYLHSHTPEDYGKLLANAPLWLDWQIQQIIKDCDLKQATNFQKVTQQFVKLLKNIVNSDTRNYYVSFCAEILSLGDTRLIPLRVENLLTQITPTSTNSQPLSAKKNGNRGKLSLVPNTQTHTDRSLLEQAEALLLRIYLHCPEQRNTILTALEERDLEFSLSHHRFLWREILGLIDTQVDLISSLQDKDLELSEEIGLISHLFHLSEKTQKDIQRTPQVVQAAIACIEKVLREKRYRHFLELWEATDPETEPERWQAYYQAFYTEKIKLQELDRQRQFSLTDLL